The proteins below come from a single Mya arenaria isolate MELC-2E11 chromosome 6, ASM2691426v1 genomic window:
- the LOC128238595 gene encoding uncharacterized protein LOC128238595, protein MNRAALTFLCLCVLAPWVRSMSVTKDGFTDMETFTDGGEGGLAKLLELLSLSASVDLNEADDTSDEESVDIADEIIKALAEDIDLDEIVKGCSKGQCNFCNQNKFLKVCVQAGLVKLGFQLSVTVNGHTVYKKEVSIKNPPPFCVNKIPLLKDVTDFCIQIYDVDLAQKSACVKVSFKVKIGHFGQKISLKVGCFKIPHAMLEGMDTAGVDQGSALMFTPYQNNN, encoded by the exons ATGAATCGAGCAGCTCTAACGTTTTTGTGTCTCTGTGTTCTGGCGCCATGGGTGCGCTCTATGAGTGTGACCAAGGATGGATTTACAGACATGGAAACATTCACAG ACGGCGGTGAAGGCGGTTTGGCCAAACTATTGGAACTCCTGTCTTTAAGCGCGAGCGTTGATTTGAACGAAGCAGACGACACTTCTGACGAGGAGAGCGTGGACATAGCAGACGAAATCATTAAAGCGCTTGCAGAAGACATCGATCTTGATGAGATTGTTAAAG GTTGCAGCAAAGGACAGTGCAATTTCTGTAACCAAAACAAGTTCCTGAAGGTGTGCGTCCAGGCCGGGTTGGTCAAGCTAGGTTTTCAG TTGAGCGTTACAGTGAACGGCCACACTGTCTACAAAAAGGAAGTGAGTATCAAGAATCCCCCACCATTCTGCGTCAACAAAATCCCTCTCCTGAAGGACGTAACGGACTTCTGTATCCAGATCTACGACGTGGACCTCGCGCAAAAGTCCGCGTGCGTCAAGGTCTCGTTCAAGGTCAAGATAGGTCATTTTGGGCAGAAGATCTCGCTGAAGGTCGGTTGCTTCAAGATCCCCCACGCCATGTTGGAAGGGATGGACACCGCCGGTGTCGACCAGGGCAGCGCTCTGATGTTTACACCATACCAGAATAACAATTAA
- the LOC128238904 gene encoding D-beta-hydroxybutyrate dehydrogenase, mitochondrial-like, whose translation MNVLEHINVQFVECLYVVTLGLTLYSVFTQTVYLYVACITGLYICLKVVRKKTTGGVAVKNKGVFITGCDTGFGHDVARRFDDLGFIVFAGCLKPEGEGARKLKSASSKSLHVVALDVRSDESLELAHEYVKKHLPSGGLWAIVNNAGLNIMGDVELLTIDLYRKCMDINFSGAVRTLRRFLYLVRESKGRVAIVTSVKGRYSWPANSAYHVTKHGLETLADCLRLEMRKFEVGVAVVEPGNFSNATACQNEEVFKRYEEELNEIWAAASPDVKVTYGRKYVDAYLAQQRASTSGGGLTTRPVVDALEDAVVSTRPHTRYMVDGGWFDPYAILARFYDYLPTCLSDLIIRKMTGCDRWPDYKKPKLE comes from the exons ATGAATGTCTTGGAACATATTAATGTGCAGTTCGTTGAATGTCTGTACGTGGTCACCCTTGGGTTGACGTTATATTCAGTGTTCACACAAACTGTATATTTGTACGTTGCATGCATAACTGGCttgtacatttgtttgaaaGTGGTGAGGAAAAAGACTACTGGTGGTGTGGCTGTTAAGAATAAAGGCGTATTTATAACAGGATGCGACACAG GTTTCGGTCATGATGTAGCCAGGCGTTTCGATGATTTAGGCTTTATCGTGTTTGCCGGATGCCTGAAGCCGGAGGGTGAGGGAGCCAGAAAGCTGAAGTCAGCGTCATCAAAAAGCCTGCATGTTGTGGCGCTTGACGTGCGCTCCGATGAAAGCTTGGAGTTGGCACATGAATACGTTAAAAAGCACCTTCCCTCAGGAG GGTTATGGGCGATAGTTAACAATGCGGGCCTCAACATTATGGGTGACGTGGAGCTGCTTACCATCGACCTCTACCGCAAGTGCATGGATATCAACTTTTCCGGAGCCGTCCGAACGTTGCGCCGCTTTCTCTATCTTGTGAGGGAGTCTAAAG GTCGTGTTGCGATAGTAACGAGCGTGAAGGGGCGGTACTCGTGGCCTGCAAACTCCGCCTATCACGTAACCAAGCATGGCCTCGAGACGCTGGCGGACTGCCTACGCCTTGAGATGCGCAAGTTTGAGGTAGGAGTGGCCGTCGTAGAACCAGGCAACTTTAGCAACGCAACGGCGTGTCAAAACGAGGAGGTG TTCAAGCGCTATGAAGAAGAGTTGAACGAGATCTGGGCCGCCGCCTCCCCGGACGTAAAGGTGACATACGGCCGAAAGTACGTGGACGCCTACTTAGCCCAGCAGCGCGCCTCAACATCAGGAGGCGGCCTCACTACGCGGCCAGTTGTGGACGCCTTGGAAGACGCAGTGGTCAGCACGCGGCCACACACACGCTACATGGTGGATGGAGGCTGGTTTGATCCATATGCG ATCCTTGCGCGTTTCTATGACTACCTGCCCACGTGCCTCTCGGACTTGATAATCCGAAAGATGACCGGTTGTGACCGATGGCCGGACTACAAGAAACCCAAGCTCGAGTGA